The Thermosulfurimonas sp. F29 genome includes a window with the following:
- the metG gene encoding methionine--tRNA ligase, producing MAYYITTPIYYVNAEPHLGHAYTTVVADTVARLKRLKGEEVFFLTGTDEHGDKIVRAAEKVGLTPKEYVDRIAAKFRETWPILHIEYTRFIRTTDPGHKRVVQRVLQTLYDRGDISFGEYEGLYCFGCERFLTGKELVDGRCPDHQSPPTPLKESNYFFDLPRYQDWLLDHLKRHPDFINPPGYREEVLGLLREDLGPLCISRPRSRLSWGIEFPFDENYVTYVWFDALLNYLSGIGYPEDPSWEKWWAVAEHVIAKDILKPHAIYWPIMLRALGLPVYRRLHVHGYWNMHHAKMSKSLGNVVRPRDLVERYGADRVRYFLLREMAFGQDAEFSEEALVVRTNAELANDFGNLVFRTLSMVKKYHGGRVPGPGPETPADRALAERILTAVREYFSEMEAFRFHRALALINEAVGEANRYVDREAPWELRKKGNTERLSRVLYTLLEALRIFAVALWPVMPRSMETLLRNLGLSPREALSAEEALSWGRLRPEGATERGPVLFPRLERPVSSPSPESQKEEEMETRELPIEEFRKWDLRVAEVVAAERVPGTDRLLKLTVRCPEERTVVAGIAEYYRPEELVGKKVVLVANLKPAKIRGVLSRGMILAARDETGLRLLVPEGEVSPGAEVG from the coding sequence ATGGCTTACTACATCACCACCCCCATCTACTATGTAAACGCCGAGCCCCATCTGGGGCACGCCTACACCACCGTGGTGGCGGATACCGTGGCCCGGCTCAAGCGCCTCAAGGGGGAAGAGGTCTTTTTCCTGACCGGCACCGACGAACACGGGGACAAGATCGTGCGGGCCGCCGAAAAGGTTGGCCTTACCCCTAAGGAATATGTGGACCGGATAGCCGCCAAGTTCCGGGAGACCTGGCCCATCCTTCACATAGAATACACCCGCTTCATCCGCACCACCGATCCCGGGCACAAACGGGTGGTGCAGCGGGTGCTCCAGACCCTCTACGACAGGGGAGACATTTCCTTCGGAGAATACGAGGGGCTCTACTGTTTCGGTTGCGAGCGTTTCCTCACGGGGAAGGAGCTGGTGGACGGCCGGTGTCCGGATCACCAGAGCCCACCCACCCCCCTTAAAGAGAGCAACTATTTTTTTGACCTACCCCGTTACCAGGACTGGCTTCTAGATCACCTGAAAAGGCATCCCGATTTCATCAACCCTCCGGGATATCGGGAGGAGGTTCTCGGGCTTCTCCGCGAGGATCTGGGGCCCCTCTGCATTTCCCGCCCCAGGAGTCGCCTTTCCTGGGGCATAGAATTCCCCTTCGACGAGAACTATGTCACCTATGTGTGGTTTGACGCCCTGCTGAACTACCTTTCCGGAATCGGGTATCCGGAGGATCCCTCGTGGGAGAAGTGGTGGGCCGTGGCGGAGCATGTGATCGCCAAGGACATCCTCAAGCCCCACGCCATCTACTGGCCCATCATGCTCCGCGCCCTGGGACTTCCGGTCTATCGCCGTCTCCATGTGCACGGCTACTGGAACATGCATCACGCCAAGATGTCCAAGAGCCTGGGCAATGTGGTGCGCCCCCGGGATCTGGTGGAGCGCTACGGGGCGGATCGGGTGCGTTACTTTTTGTTGCGCGAGATGGCCTTCGGACAGGACGCGGAGTTCAGCGAGGAGGCGCTGGTGGTGCGTACCAACGCGGAACTGGCCAACGATTTCGGAAACCTGGTTTTCCGCACCCTTTCCATGGTGAAAAAGTACCACGGTGGTCGGGTGCCCGGGCCCGGGCCGGAAACTCCGGCGGATCGGGCCCTTGCCGAAAGGATTCTCACCGCGGTGAGGGAGTACTTCTCCGAAATGGAGGCCTTCCGGTTCCATCGGGCCCTCGCCCTTATCAACGAAGCGGTGGGAGAGGCCAATAGGTATGTGGATCGGGAGGCCCCCTGGGAACTCCGCAAGAAGGGAAACACGGAGCGCCTTTCCCGCGTGCTCTACACCCTGCTCGAGGCGTTACGGATCTTCGCGGTGGCCCTGTGGCCGGTGATGCCCCGATCCATGGAGACCCTCCTCCGCAATCTGGGGCTTTCCCCCCGGGAGGCCCTTTCCGCGGAGGAGGCCCTCTCGTGGGGAAGACTCCGGCCCGAGGGAGCCACGGAGCGAGGGCCGGTCCTCTTCCCGCGGCTGGAAAGACCCGTTTCTTCTCCGAGTCCGGAATCGCAAAAGGAGGAAGAGATGGAGACCAGGGAACTTCCCATCGAGGAATTCAGGAAGTGGGACCTCCGGGTGGCTGAGGTGGTGGCTGCGGAAAGGGTTCCCGGCACCGATCGTCTCCTCAAGCTCACGGTGCGTTGCCCCGAGGAACGCACCGTGGTGGCCGGTATAGCGGAATACTACCGGCCGGAGGAACTGGTGGGCAAGAAGGTGGTGCTGGTGGCCAACCTCAAGCCGGCCAAGATCAGGGGAGTCCTCTCCCGGGGAATGATCCTCGCCGCCAGAGACGAAACCGGCCTCAGGCTTCTCGTTCCCGAGGGGGAGGTCTCCCCGGGTGCGGAGGTGGG